The following proteins are encoded in a genomic region of Coffea eugenioides isolate CCC68of chromosome 6, Ceug_1.0, whole genome shotgun sequence:
- the LOC113773580 gene encoding afadin- and alpha-actinin-binding protein B-like: protein MPPPTDSDFDLRRASTPPGSLGISDAFADVNNLEHCAKYLNQTLVTFGFPASLDLFANDPVSIARTCNCIYALLQQRQRDIDFRESANEQRQRFLSDISRFELKWRRLEGQTCIQEIEK from the exons ATGCCGCCTCCGACTGACTCTGATTTTGATCTCCGA CGAGCATCTACGCCGCCTGGAAGTTTGGGGATCAG TGACGCATTTGCTGACGTTAACAACCTCGAGCACTGTGCCAAGTACTTGAATCAAACCCTAGTCACCTTCGGATTTCCGGCTTCGCTTGATCTCTTCGCCAATGATCCA GTTTCAATCGCAAGGACTTGCAATTGCATATATGCACTGTTACAGCAGAGGCAGAGGGACATTGATTTTAGAGAGTCTGCTAATGAGCAGAGACAACG GTTTTTGTCAGACATTTCAAGATTCGAGCTAAAGTGGAGGAGATTGGAAGGCCAAACTTGCATCCAAGAAATAGAGAAATAG